A genomic segment from Actinomycetota bacterium encodes:
- the pstC gene encoding phosphate ABC transporter permease subunit PstC, giving the protein MTTTPIDIAALQGSPQRRRRESLIFRGFQLAAAVSILISAGIVFSLLGEAIVFLSKADLSQLLAGGWYPRRGQFGIATIVAGTMVVTVVGMLVAAPLGLAAAIYLSEYAKPRLRRRVKPILEILAGIPSVVIGFFALTWISPEVIQRMFSDASAFNMAAAGLGVGILVTPLVASIAEDALRSVPQTLREGAVGMGARKRTTTLQIVLPAAVSGIVAAFIIGMSRAIGETMVVAIAAGGTGGSAFTVDPTGPGQTMTAAMTALAVGSDQVRGTDGTFQSLFFVGLLLFFITLTLNILSERFVRRVRQRY; this is encoded by the coding sequence ATGACCACCACACCCATCGATATCGCTGCCCTTCAGGGGAGCCCCCAACGCCGTCGGCGAGAGTCGCTGATCTTCCGCGGCTTTCAGCTAGCCGCGGCCGTGTCCATCTTGATCAGCGCGGGGATCGTCTTCTCGCTCCTGGGCGAAGCCATCGTCTTCCTCAGCAAGGCCGACCTGTCTCAGTTGCTGGCGGGCGGTTGGTACCCGCGGCGGGGGCAGTTCGGCATCGCGACCATCGTCGCGGGCACCATGGTGGTCACGGTCGTGGGCATGTTGGTCGCCGCGCCTTTGGGTCTGGCCGCTGCCATCTATCTGTCGGAGTACGCGAAACCGCGGCTACGCCGCCGGGTCAAGCCCATCTTGGAGATCCTCGCCGGGATACCCAGCGTCGTGATCGGCTTCTTCGCGCTGACCTGGATCAGTCCAGAGGTGATCCAACGGATGTTCAGCGACGCGAGCGCCTTCAACATGGCCGCAGCGGGTCTGGGCGTGGGGATCCTCGTCACCCCGCTCGTAGCTTCGATCGCCGAGGACGCGTTGCGCTCGGTGCCGCAGACGCTGCGGGAGGGCGCGGTCGGGATGGGTGCGCGTAAGCGGACAACGACACTGCAGATCGTGCTTCCGGCCGCCGTATCAGGGATCGTCGCCGCGTTCATCATCGGGATGTCGCGGGCGATCGGCGAGACGATGGTCGTCGCGATCGCGGCGGGTGGAACGGGCGGCTCAGCGTTCACCGTAGATCCGACCGGCCCCGGTCAGACCATGACGGCGGCCATGACGGCTCTGGCGGTAGGTAGCGACCAGGTGCGGGGCACCGACGGGACCTTCCAGAGCTTGTTTTTCGTCGGCTTGCTGCTGTTCTTCATCACACTGACTCTGAACATCCTCAGCGAGCGCTTCGTTCGCCGCGTCAGGCAGAGGTACTGA